From the genome of Primulina eburnea isolate SZY01 chromosome 12, ASM2296580v1, whole genome shotgun sequence, one region includes:
- the LOC140807070 gene encoding DEAD-box ATP-dependent RNA helicase 15-like isoform X1: MGENKENDAYEEELLDYDEEDEKITDSVTAKVNGESAKKGYVGIHSSGFRDFLLKPELLRAIVDSGFEHPSEVQHECIPQAILGMDVICQAKSGMGKTAVFVLSTLQQIEPIAGQVAALVLCHTRELAYQICHEVERFSTYLPDIKVAVFYGGVNIKIHKDLLKNECPHIVVGTPGRILALARDKDLSLRNVRHFILDECDKMLESLDMRRDVQEIFKMTPHDKQVMMFSATLSKEIRPVCKKFMQDPMEIYVDDEAKLTLHGLVQHYIKLSELEKNRKLNDLLDALDFNQVVIFVKSVNRAAELNKLLVECNFPSICIHSGMSQEERLTRYKGFKEGHKRILVATDLVGRGIDIERVNIVINYDMPDSADTYLHRVGRAGRFGTKGLAITFVSSASDSDVLNQVQERFEVDIKELPEQIDTSTYMPS, encoded by the exons ATGGGAGAGAACAAGGAGAACGACGCTTACGAAGAGGAGCTTCTCGACTACGACGAGGAAGACGAGAAGATCACCGACTCCGTCACCGCCAAAGTCAACGGCGAGTCCGCCAAGAA GGGTTATGTAGGCATTCACAGTTCAGGATTCAGAGATTTCCTCTTGAAGCCAGAACTTTTAAGGGCTATTGTGGATTCTGGATTTGAGCATCCGTCGGAAG TGCAACACGAATGCATACCTCAAGCTATCTTGGGAATGGATGTTATTTGCCAAGCAAAATCCGGTATGGGGAAAACCGCTGTGTTTGTTCTCTCAACGTTGCAGCAGATTGAACCTATTGCAGGTCAAGTTGCTGCCCTCGTTCTGTGTCATACAAGGGAATTGGCTTACCAG ATCTGTCATGAGGTTGAGCGGTTTAGTACATATTTACCTGATATCAAAGTTGCTGTTTTTTATGGTGgtgtcaacattaaaatccACAAGGATCTCTTGAAGAATGAATGTCCTCACATTGTTGTGGGAACACCGGGAAGGATACTTGCTCTCGCAAGAGACAAGGATCTTTCTTTGAGGAATGTGAGGCATTTTATTCTGGATGAATGTGATAAGATGCTCGAGTCCCTTG ATATGAGGAGAGATGTTCAGGAGATCTTTAAGATGACACCTCATGATAAGCAAGTTATGATGTTCTCAGCCACACTCAGCAAGGAGATTCGTCCAGTTTGCAAGAAATTCATGCAAGAT CCAATGGAAATCTATGTGGACGATGAGGCCAAATTGACTCTCCATGGTCTTGTGCAG CACTACATCAAATTGAGTGAGCTGGAGAAAAACCGGAAGCTGAATGATCTACTCGATGCATTGGACTTCAATCAAGTTGTCATTTTTGTCAAAAGCGTCAATAGAGCTGCCGAGCTTAACAAGTTGCTTGTGGAGTGTAATTTTCCATCAATTTGCATTCACTCGGGCATGTCCCAGGAAGAAAG ATTGACTCGTTACAAGGGATTTAAAGAAGGGCATAAGAGAATTCTCGTTGCGACAGATCTGGTGGGAAGAGGAATAGACATTGAAAGAGTGAATATTGTGATTAACTATGATATGCCAGATTCAGCTGACACTTATCTCCATCGG GTGGGTAGAGCTGGGCGGTTCGGAACCAAAGGACTTGCCATCACGTTTGTTTCTTCTGCATCCGATTCAGATGTTCTTAATCAG GTTCAGGAGAGATTTGAAGTTGACATCAAAGAGCTACCAGAGCAGATTGATACATCTACATACA TGCCATCTTGA
- the LOC140807070 gene encoding DEAD-box ATP-dependent RNA helicase 15-like isoform X2, with product MDVICQAKSGMGKTAVFVLSTLQQIEPIAGQVAALVLCHTRELAYQICHEVERFSTYLPDIKVAVFYGGVNIKIHKDLLKNECPHIVVGTPGRILALARDKDLSLRNVRHFILDECDKMLESLDMRRDVQEIFKMTPHDKQVMMFSATLSKEIRPVCKKFMQDPMEIYVDDEAKLTLHGLVQHYIKLSELEKNRKLNDLLDALDFNQVVIFVKSVNRAAELNKLLVECNFPSICIHSGMSQEERLTRYKGFKEGHKRILVATDLVGRGIDIERVNIVINYDMPDSADTYLHRVGRAGRFGTKGLAITFVSSASDSDVLNQVQERFEVDIKELPEQIDTSTYMPS from the exons ATGGATGTTATTTGCCAAGCAAAATCCGGTATGGGGAAAACCGCTGTGTTTGTTCTCTCAACGTTGCAGCAGATTGAACCTATTGCAGGTCAAGTTGCTGCCCTCGTTCTGTGTCATACAAGGGAATTGGCTTACCAG ATCTGTCATGAGGTTGAGCGGTTTAGTACATATTTACCTGATATCAAAGTTGCTGTTTTTTATGGTGgtgtcaacattaaaatccACAAGGATCTCTTGAAGAATGAATGTCCTCACATTGTTGTGGGAACACCGGGAAGGATACTTGCTCTCGCAAGAGACAAGGATCTTTCTTTGAGGAATGTGAGGCATTTTATTCTGGATGAATGTGATAAGATGCTCGAGTCCCTTG ATATGAGGAGAGATGTTCAGGAGATCTTTAAGATGACACCTCATGATAAGCAAGTTATGATGTTCTCAGCCACACTCAGCAAGGAGATTCGTCCAGTTTGCAAGAAATTCATGCAAGAT CCAATGGAAATCTATGTGGACGATGAGGCCAAATTGACTCTCCATGGTCTTGTGCAG CACTACATCAAATTGAGTGAGCTGGAGAAAAACCGGAAGCTGAATGATCTACTCGATGCATTGGACTTCAATCAAGTTGTCATTTTTGTCAAAAGCGTCAATAGAGCTGCCGAGCTTAACAAGTTGCTTGTGGAGTGTAATTTTCCATCAATTTGCATTCACTCGGGCATGTCCCAGGAAGAAAG ATTGACTCGTTACAAGGGATTTAAAGAAGGGCATAAGAGAATTCTCGTTGCGACAGATCTGGTGGGAAGAGGAATAGACATTGAAAGAGTGAATATTGTGATTAACTATGATATGCCAGATTCAGCTGACACTTATCTCCATCGG GTGGGTAGAGCTGGGCGGTTCGGAACCAAAGGACTTGCCATCACGTTTGTTTCTTCTGCATCCGATTCAGATGTTCTTAATCAG GTTCAGGAGAGATTTGAAGTTGACATCAAAGAGCTACCAGAGCAGATTGATACATCTACATACA TGCCATCTTGA